Part of the Natronobacterium gregoryi SP2 genome, TCGTACCCGCGCCGGGAGAGACGCGCGAGTGTGCTCTCGAGTGCTTGTAGCTCTCGGTCGTCTGGGTCGGAGTCCACGAGGCCGCCGTCCGTTCCCCGCGGAAGTTCCGGTGGCTTTTGTTTGCCACGCGTGCTGATGTCGAACGTGAGTTCGGGTGTAATTCCGACGACTGTCTCGGCCCCGGCCGTTCGATGACGATGGGTGTCGGCCCCCGGAGTATCGATTTCGACGTCGTGGTGGATCGACTTGACGGTCGCGACGCGGTAGTGTTCCGTGAGCCGTGGCACGAGTTTCTCGACGAGCGTCGTTTTTCCCGAATCGCTCGGACCGGCCAGACAGACGACCCGAAGTGGATTGTTCGAGGTAGATGACGAATGGCGGCCCATGGGCAGTGTACTGACCTTTCTCGTCCGAGCTACAAGTCGGTTACTGCTGCGTGTGTCGCAAGAGACGACGCCGAGCCCACGTATCGGCAGTGTCTCGGTCTAGTACCGTTCCAACCGAACGACTGCATCTGGTTCTGCTCAGCAGTCGACGCTTGGAACGGTACTAGTATCGAGCAGCGATCACGAACGTCTGCGCGAAGCCGCGACACTAAAATATCGTCCCCGCCAAGTACGAACAGACTGTCCGGAGATGGGTACGACGAGTGTAGGCCGCGTCAAGACCGACCGCCGCTCTAACGGACTACCTGCGGGTGACCGACCGTGAGTGCTCGATCTATTCCCGTCGCCGACCGCGTCACGGACGCGTTTTTCGCACTGGACACCGACTTCCGGTTTACCTATCTCAACGAACGGGCCGAGACCCTGCTGAAACGTTCCCGCTCGGACCTGATCGGGCGAGTCATGTGGGACGAGTTCCCCCAGACTGTCGAGACGCAGTTTCCCGACGGCTTCCACCGGGCGATGGACGAACAGGTTCCAGTCTCCTTCGAGGTGTATCACACCCACCTCGAAACCTGGTTCGAGGCACGCGCTTACCCCTCCGAGACGGGGCTGTCGGTGTACATGCGCGATGTCACCGAGCGCAAAGAACAGGAGACCACGATCGCACAGCACGCTGCAGTGATCGAGGCGATCGACGACGGCGTCGTCACGCTCGATCCAACCCGCGAGATCGTTTCGGTCAACGATGCGATGGAGCGTCTCCTCGGGCAGAGTCGTGACGACCTCGTCGGCGAACACGTCGAAGTCGTCCCCGAACTGGCCGGTATCGCCGACGAGGACGCCGTCGAGATGGGCCGTGCGATCGCCGACGTCGATGTCGGCAACACCGCGAAACGCCAACTCGAGGCTCCGGTCACTGACGCCGATGGAGCCGATCGGGTGGCCGAGATCAGGATCGTCCCGATCGAGGACGAGACGGCGACAATCGCAGTCATCCTCCGTGACATCACCGATCAGCACGAGCACGAGCGCATCGCTGCCTCGCTGCACGAGGTAACTCGCTGGCTACTCGAGTCCGACGATCCCGAGGAGATCTGTGCGATCGCGGTCCACTCGGGGAGCGATCTGCTGGGCCTGCAGATCAGCGGTATCTGGTTGCTCGAGGACGAGCACGGCTATCTAGAGCCCGTCGCTGGCACTGCCGGTGCGTACGAGGAGTTTGGCGGTTTGCCACGTTTCAACCCCGGTGACGGACTCGTCTGGAACGTTTTCGAGGCCGGT contains:
- a CDS encoding molybdopterin-guanine dinucleotide biosynthesis protein B; this translates as MGRHSSSTSNNPLRVVCLAGPSDSGKTTLVEKLVPRLTEHYRVATVKSIHHDVEIDTPGADTHRHRTAGAETVVGITPELTFDISTRGKQKPPELPRGTDGGLVDSDPDDRELQALESTLARLSRRGYDIVVVEGFTDAPLPTILVGDREPDTVAGEIVGRGDDELEELVETIQTLEEIAFETRPDA
- a CDS encoding PAS domain-containing protein, which translates into the protein MSARSIPVADRVTDAFFALDTDFRFTYLNERAETLLKRSRSDLIGRVMWDEFPQTVETQFPDGFHRAMDEQVPVSFEVYHTHLETWFEARAYPSETGLSVYMRDVTERKEQETTIAQHAAVIEAIDDGVVTLDPTREIVSVNDAMERLLGQSRDDLVGEHVEVVPELAGIADEDAVEMGRAIADVDVGNTAKRQLEAPVTDADGADRVAEIRIVPIEDETATIAVILRDITDQHEHERIAASLHEVTRWLLESDDPEEICAIAVHSGSDLLGLQISGIWLLEDEHGYLEPVAGTAGAYEEFGGLPRFNPGDGLVWNVFEAGEIERFDDLAEEEEVSNSSTPLRSQIVAPIGTHGVLMTGSLDPNRFDETDAELLSTLAENTRAALDRAERERVLRDRTAELERQTERLEGVANVLSSDLKRRLETVADAVEDDSDLDWEFPLAEKSVEQTLDRAERLVDDVREFARNASAVRTRSRVTLERTVGEAVSESKLAETDVVVEEDAALRADSDRFAYLLETAFDDAAARADAADVTVRVGVLGREGSPRLRGFYLLDDAGDPPASAQDRLLEPPSDGERSGDGLGLALVRAIAEAHDWELSIDAEANGRTRIEVRDVTTLEPREPEEEPESSPEPTWGDR